A window of the ANME-2 cluster archaeon genome harbors these coding sequences:
- a CDS encoding carboxypeptidase regulatory-like domain-containing protein: MGILALVFILCTALCLPASAHRVYVKEQVNEVQIRAWYGGGAPMAHADVMIYANSTSGEELYLEGATDEGGMYYFTPKLGVSGYRVVVEATGHKAEKEFDLAAGGLQEPAEIPLYMRIVAGFGYLIGLAGIGMLFAARKLKKEYENR, from the coding sequence ATGGGCATTCTGGCACTGGTATTTATCCTGTGTACGGCACTGTGCCTTCCGGCATCCGCACACCGGGTATACGTGAAAGAACAGGTAAATGAGGTGCAGATAAGGGCATGGTACGGTGGCGGAGCGCCCATGGCGCACGCAGATGTGATGATATACGCAAACTCCACAAGTGGCGAAGAACTGTACCTTGAGGGTGCGACCGATGAGGGAGGAATGTACTATTTCACGCCAAAGCTGGGCGTATCCGGTTACAGGGTGGTTGTGGAAGCGACAGGGCACAAGGCAGAGAAGGAGTTTGATCTGGCAGCCGGAGGATTACAGGAGCCAGCAGAGATACCACTCTACATGCGGATAGTTGCAGGGTTTGGCTACCTGATAGGACTTGCCGGAATCGGAATGCTATTTGCCGCCCGAAAGTTGAAAAAAGAGTATGAAAACAGGTAG
- the cbiM gene encoding cobalt transporter CbiM: MHISDGVLSLPVIAVGWVVTITLLAIVLWRSKDSIVEQIPKISVMTGAFFIASLIHVPIPPTSVHLILNGLLGVVLGVLAYPAMFIGLTLQALLFQHGGFTTIGVNTMNVGVPALIAYGAFWMGSRSGVPKALLGAICGGLAVLTTAIFLAICLITTGDEFLDVAKVAVAAHIPLMIIESIITGSAVAFLVKVKPEMLPIDTEDKRK; this comes from the coding sequence ATGCATATATCTGATGGCGTTTTATCTCTTCCAGTTATAGCGGTTGGCTGGGTCGTAACAATCACGTTACTTGCAATAGTGCTCTGGCGGAGCAAAGATAGTATAGTAGAGCAGATACCAAAGATTTCGGTCATGACTGGCGCGTTCTTTATCGCATCCCTGATTCATGTGCCGATACCGCCTACGTCGGTTCACCTCATACTAAACGGTCTGCTGGGTGTGGTGCTTGGGGTGCTCGCATATCCCGCGATGTTCATTGGTCTTACTCTGCAGGCGCTTCTCTTCCAGCACGGGGGATTTACGACGATCGGGGTGAACACGATGAACGTGGGCGTACCCGCACTGATCGCTTACGGCGCATTCTGGATGGGGTCCAGAAGTGGAGTCCCAAAGGCGTTACTCGGCGCAATATGTGGCGGTCTTGCGGTGCTCACCACTGCGATCTTCCTGGCTATCTGCCTTATCACAACAGGTGATGAATTTCTGGACGTTGCAAAGGTTGCTGTAGCAGCGCACATCCCTCTCATGATAATCGAATCGATCATTACTGGTTCGGCAGTGGCTTTTCTGGTAAAGGTGAAACCAGAGATGCTACCAATAGATACGGAGGATAAAAGAAAATGA
- the cbiQ gene encoding cobalt ECF transporter T component CbiQ, producing the protein MEYPEIDKYALLKSPIHKFDPRAKILTFSFLIFLFVFVNDLKLAVINLLFAVVLLLISRLPLRFVFNRIRLVFLFVFPILVIMSLTVKGSELIGIYGVSVTYEGVRYGSLIILRAVAAVTLVLTMLGTMRFDTTIKALYMLKVPGALVQMLMFTYRYIFVLLEEFSRMCRAMSCKGFVLKANRYALSMLGNVIGMLIVKSYERSDRVYKSMISKGYTGNPMTMTRFNMVAGDYALIVLIIGIAILLRMYSVILPVVS; encoded by the coding sequence ATGGAGTATCCGGAGATCGACAAATACGCATTGCTCAAATCTCCAATACACAAGTTCGATCCAAGAGCAAAGATACTCACATTCTCCTTTCTTATTTTTCTGTTTGTATTCGTAAATGACCTTAAACTTGCTGTTATCAACCTATTGTTCGCAGTTGTTCTTCTTCTGATCTCAAGACTCCCCCTAAGATTCGTGTTCAATCGCATAAGGCTGGTATTCTTATTTGTTTTTCCGATTCTTGTGATCATGTCCCTGACTGTGAAAGGGAGTGAACTCATAGGAATCTACGGAGTATCAGTGACTTATGAGGGCGTCAGATACGGAAGTTTGATCATACTGAGGGCGGTTGCAGCGGTAACACTCGTGTTGACGATGCTTGGAACGATGAGGTTCGATACAACGATAAAGGCACTCTACATGCTTAAAGTGCCGGGCGCACTTGTCCAGATGCTGATGTTTACCTATCGCTACATCTTTGTTCTGCTGGAAGAGTTTTCCAGGATGTGTAGGGCAATGAGTTGCAAAGGATTCGTGTTAAAGGCGAACAGGTACGCGCTTTCAATGCTTGGAAACGTGATCGGGATGCTCATAGTCAAAAGTTATGAGAGATCTGATAGAGTGTACAAGTCAATGATCTCCAAGGGCTATACCGGGAATCCAATGACTATGACGAGGTTCAATATGGTGGCAGGGGATTATGCTTTAATCGTATTAATCATTGGTATCGCAATCCTGCTGCGCATGTATTCAGTGATACTGCCGGTGGTGTCATGA